Proteins found in one Homalodisca vitripennis isolate AUS2020 chromosome 4, UT_GWSS_2.1, whole genome shotgun sequence genomic segment:
- the LOC124361442 gene encoding uncharacterized protein LOC124361442, protein MEQLTDWLNALQMTNEQIKEEREDSQPYQAVTTPVVELIYLMCSLFELPTEVRYLSVEIFDRFASLHFQDLHSKVWQEDTDLAREQWKKVEEKLREQTPLRILSCIQIASKFVLHSKALKPKEIQAYLRTEGMEYTLKMIISSEMRVWKTMKFRIYIPTVITYVDLLLEQLGVPPQSDLSSESVHERAALFMDLAYLYHHEIYKKLFYLSTGRWDPTPTERRRFRPTECDTLYRASALVALTLTFNLRDPGDVYLRLGNLTQLLPKDIQILADVINQVIMF, encoded by the coding sequence ATGGAGCAGTTGACAGACTGGTTGAACGCCTTACAGATGACAAACGAGCAAATAAAGGAGGAAAGAGAAGACTCACAGCCCTACCAAGCGGTCACTACTCCGGTGGTGGAGCTTATATACCTCATGTGTTCCCTGTTCGAGTTACCGACCGAGGTACGGTACCTCTCTGTGGAGATTTTCGACAGGTTCGCTTCGCTCCATTTTCAGGACTTACACTCCAAAGTTTGGCAGGAAGACACGGATTTGGCGAGAGAACAGTGGAAAAAAGTGGAGGAGAAGTTGCGGGAGCAGACCCCCCTGCGGATTCTCTCGTGTATCCAGATCGCGTCGAAGTTCGTTCTTCACTCGAAGGCACTGAAGCCGAAAGAAATACAGGCGTACTTGAGAACGGAGGGCATGGAATACACCCTGAAGATGATAATTTCTTCGGAGATGAGAGTGTGGAAGACGATGAAGTTCAGGATCTACATTCCGACCGTCATAACCTACGTTGACTTGCTGCTGGAGCAGCTTGGTGTACCCCCTCAGTCCGATCTCTCCTCTGAGAGTGTTCACGAGAGAGCTGCTCTCTTCATGGACCTCGCTTATCTCTACCACCACGAGATCTATAAGAAGCTCTTCTACCTGTCCACCGGCCGCTGGGACCCCACGCCCACGGAGAGGAGACGGTTCCGCCCCACGGAGTGCGACACCCTGTACAGAGCTTCCGCTCTGGTGGCGTTGACACTCACGTTCAACCTCAGAGATCCCGGGGACGTCTATCTGAGACTAGGAAACCTCACACAACTTCTTCCCAAGGACATTCAAATCCTTGCTGACGTTATCAATCAAGTTATTATGTTttag